A single window of Girardinichthys multiradiatus isolate DD_20200921_A chromosome 15, DD_fGirMul_XY1, whole genome shotgun sequence DNA harbors:
- the LOC124881854 gene encoding E3 SUMO-protein ligase ZBED1-like → MEEHVRVVGPMNGKFTFQKHPDGTIDKGRVICLICKKEFAYHRSSSSLAYHINAKHPVASAAATVNVSSKDISNLASHSKALHQTKLEENTPRMSKFATDRLTNVLAKWIALNCRPINIVEDKGLTEVLQTASNDPSYKPPSRSTLTTKIGKMYDGEKKNKLEILVNDSPNYVAITGDQWTSAGNHSYLGVTGHFIDGEWNLNSFALTVMKTETRHFADKCVEQFLKVVHDWGIENKISTIGTDNAANMLAAMRTLPYEHIACNAHLLQRTITVCLDSSGFAGVLAKCPKIVGHFKQSPASTTELNQQQVALGKKSEQLVQDVPTRWNSTLAMVSRLLCNREAIQATLDQQNHRLVMPNEAEWGKLQRLEVLLEPCRYLTDLLGGEAYVSCSVVLPAFCHLDRVMDITDDDPAYVVKFKNAFQRDLAARRADANETWFKLATALDPRFKDLKCLPREKREQVWTSLENMLQAAEPRREATLQPSTEYDEPAQKKRRSVLLLGSDSDSEEDGMMSGELQRYRGEPSISIDDCPLQWWYAHSGAYGKLSALARKYLASPATSIPCERPFNLAGHVVQKKRAALLPENVTKLVCLSDWLKKKK, encoded by the exons ATGGAGGAGCATGTGAGAGTTGTCGGTCCAATGAATGGGAAATTTACATTCCAAAAACACCCCGACGGCACCATTGATAAAGGTAGAGTGATATGCCTTATTTGTAAGAAGGAGTTTGCTTACCACCGAAGCAGCTCAAGTTTAGCCTACCACATCAATGCAAAGCACCCGGTCGCGAGTGCCGCCGCCACAGTTAATGTTAGCAGCAAAGACATTAGCAATTTAGCAAGCCACAGCAAAGCTCTTCACCAAACTAAACTCGAAGAGAACACCCCACGTATGAGCAAGTTTGCAACCGACAGGCTGACAAATGTTCTTGCCAAGTGGATAGCGTTGAACTGCAGGCCGATAAATATAGTGGAAGACAAGGGGTTAACAGAGGTGTTGCAAACTGCGTCCAATGACCCGTCATACAAGCCACCGTCCAGGTCGACACTGACGACCAAAATCGGCAAGATGTACGatggtgaaaagaaaaacaaacttgagATTTTGGTGAACGACTCGCCCAACTATGTTGCTATAACCGGAGATCAATGGACCTCAGCTGGCAATCACAGCTATTTGGGAGTGACCGGACACTTTATTGATGGTGAGTGGAACCTCAACTCATTTGCACTGACCGTCATGAAAACAGAAACCAGGCACTTTGCTGATAAATGTGTCGAACAGTTCCTCAAGGTGGTACATGACTGGGGAATTGAAAACAAGATATCCACCATTGGTACAGACAATGCAGCAAACATGCTGGCTGCTATGAGAACCCTTCCATACGAGCACATCGCCTGCAATGCTCACCTTCTCCAGAGGACCATCACGGTCTGCCTCGATAGTAGTGGGTTTGCCGGTGTACTGGCAAAGTGCCCCAAGATTGTTGGCCATTTTAAACAAAGCCCTGCGAGTACCACAGAACTTAACCAGCAACAAGTAGCACTTGGAAAAAAAAGCGAGCAACTTGTACAAGATGTACCGACCAGGTGGAATTCAACACTAGCAATGGTCTCACGCCTCCTATGCAACCGAGAAGCTATCCAGGCTACATTGGACCAACAGAACCACAGATTGGTCATGCCAAACGAAGCTGAGTGGGGGAAACTGCAGAGGCTGGAGGTCCTGCTTGAACCATGCAG GTATTTGACTGATCTGCTGGGTGGTGAGGCCTACGTCTCCTGCTCTGTAGTGCTGCCTGCTTTTTGCCATCTGGACCGTGTCATGGACATCACTGATGATGATCCAGCCTATGTGGTAAAGTTCAAGAACGCGTTCCAGAGGGACCTGGCAGCACGCCGAGCTGATGCCAATGAGACATGGTTCAAGTTGGCCACAGCACTGGATCCACGTTTTAAGGATTTGAAATGTCTTccaagagaaaagagggaacaG gtGTGGACCAGTCTGGAGAACATGCTCCAAGCAGCAGAGCCCAGAAGAGAAGCTACTCTCCAGCCCTCCACAGAGTATGATGAACCAGctcagaagaagaggaggagcgTTCTCCTGCTGGGGTCTGACTCTGACTCAGAAGAAGATGGAATGATGTCTGGAGAGCTGCAGCGCTACAGAGGAGAGCCCAGCATCAGTATTGATGACTGTCCCCTGCAGTGGTGGTATGCTCACTCAGGAGCCTATGGAAAGCTGTCAGCCCTAGCACGCAAGTACCTGGCCTCCCCGGCAACCTCCATACCTTGTGAAAGACCGTTTAACCTTGCAGGCCACGTAGTACAAAAGAAAAGGGCAGCTTTGCTCCCAGAAAATGTGACCAAGTTGGTCTGTCTCAGCGACtggctgaagaagaagaaataa